In one Marinitoga sp. 1197 genomic region, the following are encoded:
- a CDS encoding 6-phosphofructokinase yields MKNAIYAQSGGVTSVINASAYGVIKAALNSEKIDNIYVAINGINGVFNEKLADMSKEDPDQIELLKFTPSSAFGSCRRKLKTEEEFQKIFEIFEKYNIHYFFYNGGNDSMDTANKIHQYAQKINYDLRVIGVPKTVDNDLPETDHTPGFGSIAKYLSVSILEGTLDVKSMAADSTKVFILETMGRHAGWVAASTALAKRHESDGPHIILIPEVPFHKEKFFEKIQNTIKRYGYCSIAASEGIKYEDGTFVAARGYQDNFGNVQLGGIGSTLANLIKTELNIKTHYAVPDYLQRSGRHISSQIDVNEAIEVGTMAVKYALEGYSGYMVGIERIYNNPYLSKTKLISLENVANETKLIPEEFITEDGMFVNEKFIEYALPLIEGEYYPPYLNGIPVYARLKLELVKK; encoded by the coding sequence TGTTATAAATGCATCAGCATATGGTGTAATAAAAGCGGCTTTAAATTCTGAAAAAATTGATAATATATATGTTGCCATTAATGGAATTAACGGCGTTTTTAATGAAAAATTAGCTGATATGAGTAAAGAAGATCCTGATCAAATTGAATTATTAAAATTCACACCATCCAGCGCATTTGGTTCTTGTAGAAGGAAATTAAAAACAGAAGAAGAATTTCAAAAAATATTTGAAATATTTGAAAAATATAACATACATTACTTTTTTTACAATGGTGGAAATGATTCAATGGATACAGCTAACAAAATTCACCAATATGCACAAAAAATAAATTATGATTTAAGGGTCATTGGTGTGCCAAAAACAGTGGATAATGACTTACCAGAAACTGACCATACCCCAGGATTTGGGTCTATTGCAAAATATTTATCGGTTTCTATTTTAGAAGGAACATTAGATGTTAAAAGTATGGCAGCAGATTCCACAAAGGTATTTATATTAGAAACAATGGGAAGGCATGCAGGCTGGGTTGCTGCTTCAACTGCATTGGCTAAAAGACATGAAAGTGATGGTCCACATATCATTTTAATACCTGAAGTGCCTTTTCACAAAGAAAAATTCTTTGAAAAAATCCAGAATACAATTAAAAGATACGGATATTGTTCTATAGCTGCATCTGAAGGTATAAAATACGAAGATGGTACATTTGTTGCCGCGAGAGGCTATCAAGATAATTTTGGAAATGTTCAATTAGGTGGAATTGGTTCAACTTTAGCAAATTTAATAAAAACAGAGTTAAATATAAAAACGCATTATGCAGTACCTGATTATTTACAAAGAAGTGGAAGACATATATCAAGTCAGATAGATGTTAATGAGGCTATAGAAGTTGGAACAATGGCTGTAAAATATGCATTAGAAGGATATAGTGGATATATGGTTGGAATAGAAAGAATATATAACAACCCCTATTTAAGCAAAACAAAATTAATATCTTTAGAAAATGTTGCAAATGAAACAAAATTAATTCCAGAAGAATTCATAACCGAAGACGGTATGTTTGTAAATGAAAAATTTATTGAATACGCATTACCTCTAATCGAAGGTGAATATTATCCACCTTATCTAAACGGTATCCCTGTATATGCAAGATTAAAATTAGAATTGGTAAAAAAATAA